The Roseimicrobium gellanilyticum DNA segment CTCGCTGCGGATTATGCGGCGACGGATGCGCCCTGCCATCATCTCATCGTGTGCGCCATTGAGCTGAAATCCCTTCCCGTGGCGGCGGCGGCCTGTGCGTATGCGCAGCAGACCGTCAGTGGATATGCCACTTCGGCGATGAAGCTGGTGCGCATGGGGCAGGAGCGCTGCCAGCTGATGGTGCGAGGCGCGATCGCGGCCCTGGCCCCGAAGCTGGAGACTGCCGTCGAGCTGGTTCCAGAGCGCCGCATCGGCTGGTTTAATCCGCTTCTCGAAATCGCCTCCATGCGTCATGCTCGGGCGCACGAGCGGCTTTTCATTTCCTAGTTTCTGTTTCTGCATCGTATGACCACGAACGCTTCCATCGACAGTGCCCGCCCCATCCGCATCGGAGTCGGAGGTCCGGTGGGCTCCGGCAAGACCATGTGCGTGCTCCGCCTCTCCCAGTGGCTGAAGGAGGAGTACTCCATGGCGGTGATCACCAATGATATCTACACACGGGAGGATGCGGAGTTCCTGCTGCGGCAGAATGTGCTGCCTGCAGACCGCGTCATGGGCGTGGAGACGGGTGGGTGCCCGCACACGGCGATTCGTGATGACACCAGCATGAACATGGCTGCCGTGGTGGAGCTGGAGAAGCGCCATGCGGACCTGAAGCTCATCCTGATTGAGAGCGGTGGGGACAATCTCTCTGCCACCTTCTCCCCGGAACTCGTGGACGCGTACATCTATGTGATTGACGTGGCGGAAGGGGACAAGATTCCGCGCAAGGGTGGCCCGGCGATTCGAACCAGTGACCTTCTACTGATCAACAAGACTGAGCTGGCTCCCTATGTGGGTGCCGATCTGGATGTGATGGCGCGTGATGCCAAGATCATGCGCGGCGAGCGTCCCTTCATCTTTGCCGACCTGAAATCAGAGAAGGGCAAGGATGACCTGATTGGTTGGCTGAAGCGGGAGTACCTCTTCGTGTGACGCGTCGCGAATCATGATTGGCCACCTCAAGCTCGTCTGTTCTCGCCGTGAGGACGGTGTCAGCTATCTGCGGGAGCAGTCGTTCCGCGCGCCTATGCACCTGAGCAAGCCTCACTTCGATGAAGGCGCGCTGGTGGTGAACCTGGTGAATCCGACAGCGGGCATCTTCGATGATGATGACATCGCGCTGGAGGCGACGGTGGAGGAGGATGCGAGACTCGTGCTCACCACACCGGCATCGAGCCGGGTGTTTCGCTCCCGCAAAGGCGATGTGGCGCATGTGACGCAGACGCTGCGCGTGGCAGCGGGCGGTATGCTGGAGTATTTCCCGGAGCCCTTCATCCCGCATGCGGGAGCACGGTATCACCAGAAGAATGATATCCATTTGGCCGCAGGTGCGTCGTTGTTGTTCTTCGAGTGGCTCGCGCCGGGACGGGTGACCAGTGGTGAGGTCTTTGAGTTTGATGAACTGCAGTGGGATACGGATG contains these protein-coding regions:
- a CDS encoding urease accessory protein UreD — translated: MIGHLKLVCSRREDGVSYLREQSFRAPMHLSKPHFDEGALVVNLVNPTAGIFDDDDIALEATVEEDARLVLTTPASSRVFRSRKGDVAHVTQTLRVAAGGMLEYFPEPFIPHAGARYHQKNDIHLAAGASLLFFEWLAPGRVTSGEVFEFDELQWDTDVWSGGVLAARERYTLSRVGDSLNSLRIVSETAHYLGCFVFGLATFPQAEVEALTSEDVYIGCGPLAVGGGWTIKAVCRDAVAARRTMKSLREMLYAAMEKPAPTLGRY
- the ureG gene encoding urease accessory protein UreG, which codes for MTTNASIDSARPIRIGVGGPVGSGKTMCVLRLSQWLKEEYSMAVITNDIYTREDAEFLLRQNVLPADRVMGVETGGCPHTAIRDDTSMNMAAVVELEKRHADLKLILIESGGDNLSATFSPELVDAYIYVIDVAEGDKIPRKGGPAIRTSDLLLINKTELAPYVGADLDVMARDAKIMRGERPFIFADLKSEKGKDDLIGWLKREYLFV